From a region of the Candida albicans SC5314 chromosome 1, complete sequence genome:
- the IRA2 gene encoding Ras GTPase activating protein (GTPase-activating protein; negatively regulates RAS by converting it from the GTP- to the GDP-bound inactive form; Spider biofilm induced; flow model biofilm repressed), producing the protein MSDSIMKDDHFIFIQALAKRIESLLPNHTGRSIEEVELDQQFSITRKLLLENNSKDPRTVTYILVTFASILKTINTEFTNNKLKYRDDKSRNSILLICKLLADVLKVSWDRESTIVDDKDFLSNYSKFYYYDTPNRIESSVVSDLVDTFVNMISSSVVRKVVSLVRNEQTLTTLIVAKEESEILREDQLMTKEEETELVIGKIDFYLDTIIRYIATANPEDYYDVLKAKIFRYSQRDATIPLPVLQTYLPLLKFIFFAKVNSVTIVDDTLKALPCIRSNTWKQVYLHFLASSIKAQSFSRTLDYNVLVDLNDTHQTQVARSLFDISFSLFSDESSTNSFNSPFVLIWFFVICLEDVIEVSSDKPLNKLKLTFNKRLKFIMSQLKESSNASSLGSFDSFIHLFHLGARLQAYNQLWHPIYKFSMKFLDEIHQNLIKFGEVRKDDLLVDDDLLFRYDLLTVNFYLAAILINSDKYIRIVINNYKQNQEDLRFNKIFVKIIKGLSEIQTAKKSFFATMKQVTPTLRLMVYGASKILYQYEIRRSINQISQGSINGSSDASTASYIDNEQNSDEVTAATQEAFSRIKTSLDHYTADLFDTDLKKLNSSKNFTTSSSSVLSTSTYRFRVVNGAEELLSDIFRIFAAAPEFYFNDEKLMSKKVYETKPLSESLPPIIRFCHDAIIPIRLAFKSKWIIQGDTRLLDSTKELSLKMVEPTTSLIDIRTDLSVFANFQICCCIIYVTCEACLSISLLNPKFKSCFLFLNSFLQKRTYFNKFVIENPILTNPDTRVYLGFCGDIIHSVEKVLLLSLCTHDISFYNYALQGIDWYLDEVETNKPFYPSEDVRDTLVDTFQKISEDKAVFTGFVSLHKRHRNILRNSKPTKSLYQTWVTIYHRWVRILDTKSSLGNDKTLILRHFTGFLVSTSGCFLSGSLVSEELAANTWPTAPISEFFDKCIELLTSPDMVIQMIIKEALASESQAEVYCLTARKLMETATHYFENNKSDEIAVFLDRAIIVMTSMINVKSEGALYLSTLLPEICQDFIKFINAIDDPCERFKLQLRFCKLGCALELDRTNAGLNGAYKLRNLYSRASLEWLEPAVFYDSALEENIKADDSSSVKTNKEVELSHLALDFAVECSILLRGQVENLLLEVPDGIKEDEINKYKDLSFSVYFSLFYKVIQKYTKATPTNREKHKHHIIIDNILQSITNILQYDSQIGMRFILPMGYHESKKIRSIFLNVFSKMLVHQSKISNREEYPDKLINELTDQFEIFGSIAECASSFEHNLLASAFFEVFSYTGKLNNLFNVLLNTEVALSSRSTDLFRRNSTLTKFLSFYAQTNGVDYLNEVLLPVIKELVDNDVQFEVEKQDNSDTADLFILYLSRIIDSIVNSTDKLPHAFKSVSKAIYDSVSNKFPEAALTAVSSFVFLRFLCPAIISPEQHFKLPINNPKVKRSLMQLVKVLQNMANGTLTSIKWPAIAGKTEELNFYNQKIDGFLKIISTDVTTENQSAELYKPEKPLTSLRYLHKFIYHYFAKIRYNFLFQHSWRCNYSLHDKAVKFKKFDYLVMQMGQPNPGVKLQMSSKLKLLDTNNLDEEEIKLNDFMTKMSIKFSDTPPDAIDVIHSSIFKDGTPAVVVNLKKLSGRPHDFEYLAYKLIETASQVWDNKFYLVYDFTEYYYYIETVTIEYANLIANSGTKLLFSNCQRVYYFNIPRIENPGIMEGVKLVRSKGEKYGTKVYIYSLADPDSIIKNLCLDSETLAINRENKVTFKDVLLYDATTEKFMPVQFKIGRRFVTLCFTNRVKFDYIASVTDGFNPVEVYRISEMNKCEVSNFTGNNDEFTIYLNRGVQLTFRSQDRLEILRYLYFTISRLPREPFSLNNELDYQNERHTMHWFGRLYNIVFQGLLSHDEELKSKAGVLFGSLSTYFEIDFGIRENHASNVPFPADATNFVVTVSAHLAKTFPQMTYRFFKAFFDNFDRIDRETRFTSILYLSPWIQNIYEYVFSNDENGADKTADLLRLFCRLTSIYKDRIPFINDYIWSKLFQEARLVSTLVEEVVAFAIDSKNDNPDWTFIIAVICPSIEVCGEVTSRLLQRINKVVTTDSSIALQSKLFEISVLIKICSSLFFNSYNLAKTYLAELIFFVTLFIDNPVLDVGEDLQKLLMTAIQSFLHKPNLTEAQRAEIDKAIAYFSTPRAKMIFGTSRDVTKRNDAAQAFNKITNIEQFADYLNVFIKAFALHGDRTNWRARWSSNTIDVAFNNYSVFQDRAFLMVGILSKEGISDSNACRTIKLVSNGELNSIDITICVAVAVARILDGLPDSSILPPILIWPQLCFTLLNHAVLYPSGLENVIASITKIMRLGPNYLDTIFEQQQYLEPDLSKFQERHGYIITKENFGVHIFFILGQGLRISQYRHLAIACIKRYFKQRYLMREGKTMDGKFITNNTYAYIFYLYLCCDAKEVEDYLKELEIDRSFISLDDNQKIPKLLIDLLFDNTEVSKILMIHVGFLFCDIQGVDISFKARFIQIYLYMLKNNRELALLVYHIIKPTLMHDLLNTVSVEVVKNISEIVEIVSQCTDYDPEYHKNVVDDILISKKITILKTLRHLKPLSETIDENQIFKPEFDSDIKPIQSMLYRAACSYISGSKLED; encoded by the coding sequence ATGAGTGATTCCATAATGAAAGATGAccattttatatttattcaGGCGTTGGCGAAAAGAATCGAGTCATTGTTACCAAATCACACCGGTCGTAGCATAGAAGAAGTCGAACTTGACCAACAGTTCTCCATTACGagaaaattattattagagaACAATAGTAAAGACCCCAGAACAGTAACGTATATTTTGGTAACTTTTGCTTCCATTTTAAAGACCATTAATACTGAATTCACTAACAACAAACTCAAATATCGTGAtgataaatcaagaaactcaattttattaatttgcAAATTACTTGCTGACGTTTTGAAAGTGAGTTGGGATCGAGAGTCTACTATTGTGGATGATAAAGATTTTTTAAGCAATTACTCAAAGttctattattatgatACTCCAAACAGAATAGAATCGTCGGTAGTTTCTGATTTGGTTGATACATTTGTCAACATGATTTCATCTAGTGTTGTTAGGAAAGTGGTGTCACTAGTGCGTAATGAACAAACATTAACAACCCTAATTGTGGCCAAAGAAGAGTCTGAGATTTTGCGTGAAGACCAACTAATGACAAAAGAGGAAGAAACAGAATTGGTGATAggtaaaattgatttttatttggatACAATAATTCGATATATTGCTACCGCCAATCCTGAAGACTATTATGATGTTTTAAAGGCAAAAATTTTCAGGTATTCTCAAAGAGACGCAACAATTCCCTTACCCGTTTTGCAGACATATTTACCATTGcttaaattcattttttttgcaaaagTTAATTCAGTCACCATTGTGGACGATACTTTGAAAGCCTTACCATGTATAAGGTCAAATACTTGGAAACAAGTATACTTGCATTTTCTAGCTAGCAGCATCAAAGCTCAATCTTTTTCACGTACTTTAGATTACAATGTGTTAGTGGATTTAAATGATACCCATCAAACTCAAGTGGCGCGAAGCTTGTTTGACATATCATTTAGCCTATTTTCTGATGAGTCCTCCACAAATCTGTTTAACTCGccatttgttttgatttggtttttcGTTATTTGTCTCGAAGATGTTATTGAAGTTAGCAGCGATAAGccattaaacaaattaaagCTAACATTCAACAAAAGGCTAAAATTCATAATGTCACAGTTGAAAGAGAGCAGTAATGCTTCTAGTTTGGGAAgttttgattcatttatCCATCTATTTCATTTAGGTGCCCGTTTACAAGCATATAACCAATTATGGCATCCAATTTATAAGTTTAGCATGAAATTTCTCGATGAAATCCAccaaaatttgataaagttTGGCGAAGTTCGCAAGGACGACCTTCtagttgatgatgatttgcTTTTCAGATACGATTTACTTACAGTTAATTTCTACTTGGCAGccattttgataaattcaGATAAATACATTAGAATTGTcatcaataattataaGCAAAACCAGGAGGATCTTCGgttcaacaaaatttttgtCAAGATAATTAAAGGGTTATCAGAAATTCAGACAGCCAAAAAGTCgttttttgcaacaatgAAACAAGTGACACCCACTTTGAGATTAATGGTTTATGGTGCTTCCAAAATCTTGTATCAATATGAAATTCGACGTAgtatcaatcaaataagTCAAGGTAGCATTAATGGTTCTTCAGATGCTTCTACAGCTTCATATATCGACAATGAACAAAACAGTGACGAGGTAACAGCTGCCACTCAGGAAGCTTTTAGTCGAATCAAAACAAGTCTAGATCATTATACAGCGGACTTATTTGACACTGACttgaaaaaactaaatAGTAGTAAAAATTTTACTACCTCATCATCTTCAGTATtatcaacttcaacttaTAGATTCCGAGTTGTCAATGGAGCAGAAGAGTTATTGTCGGACATTTTTCGAATATTTGCAGCAGCACCAGAATTCTATTtcaatgatgaaaaattaatgaGTAAAAAAGTATACGAAACCAAACCATTATCAGAATCACTTCCACCTATAATAAGATTTTGTCATGACGCGATTATCCCAATAAGATTAGCATTCAAGTCAAAATGGATAATTCAAGGAGACACACGATTATTGGACTCTACAAAAGAGCTATCATTGAAAATGGTGGAGCCAACCACTAGTTTGATTGACATTCGTACTGACTTATCGGTTTTtgcaaattttcaaatttgttgttgtattatTTACGTCACCTGTGAAGCATGTTTATCCATTTCATTACTTAACCCAAAGTTTAAATCCtgctttttgtttttaaacTCGTTTTTGCAAAAAAGAACCTactttaataaatttgtgATTGAGAATCCTATCTTGACCAACCCAGATACTCGAGTGTATTTGGGATTTTGTGGAGATATTATACATTCTGTGGAAAAAGTTTTGTTACTTTCGTTATGTACCCATGACATACTGTTTTATAATTATGCATTGCAAGGGATTGATTGGTATCTTGATGAAGTGGAAACTAACAAACCTTTCTATCCATCTGAGGATGTTCGTGATACTTTAGTTGAcacatttcaaaaaatccTGGAAGATAAAGCTGTTTTCACTGGGTTTGTCAGCCTTCACAAGCGCCATAGAAATATTTTGCGTAATTCCAAACCGACAAAGTCATTATATCAAACATGGGTGACCATTTATCATCGATGGGTCAGAATCCTTGATACCAAATCGAGCTTAGGAAATGACAAAACACTCATTTTGAGACATTTCACTGGATTCCTTGTCTCTACTTCTGGTTGTTTCTTATCAGGCAGTCTAGTCTCTGAAGAACTTGCGGCAAATACCTGGCCAACAGCGCCTATTTCCGAGTTTTTCGATAAGTGTATCGAGTTGTTAACTTCACCTGACATGGTGATTCAAATGATTATTAAGGAAGCTTTAGCAAGTGAATCGCAAGCAGAAGTATATTGCTTGACTGCTCGAAAGTTAATGGAAACAGCAACACACTATTTTgagaataataaatcagaTGAAATTGCAGTTTTTCTAGATCGTGCAATAATAGTTATGACGTCCATGATAAATGTGAAAAGCGAGGGAGCACTTTATCTTTCAACCTTGTTACCAGAAATTTGCCAGGactttatcaaatttatcaatgcAATAGATGATCCATGTGAAAGATTCAAGTTGCAATTAAGGTTTTGCAAACTTGGATGTGCTTTAGAATTAGATCGTACAAATGCCGGTTTAAATGGGGCTTACAAATTGAGAAATCTATACTCCAGAGCAAGTTTGGAATGGTTAGAACCAGCTGTATTTTATGATAGTGCACTTGAGGAAAACATAAAAGCTGATGATAGCTCGAGTGTGAAAACCAATAAAGAAGTTGAGCTTCTGCATTTAGCATTGGATTTTGCAGTTGAATGTTCTATTCTTTTACGAGGACAAGTAGAAAACTTATTATTGGAAGTTCCAGATGGCATcaaagaagatgaaatcaataaatacaaAGATTTGTCCTTTAGTGTTTATTTCTCATTATTTTACAAAGtgattcaaaaatataCTAAAGCAACACCAACTAATCGTGAAAAACATAAGCATCatataattattgataacATTCTTCAATCTATCACAAATATTTTACAATATGACTCTCAGATTGGAATGAGATTTATTTTACCAATGGGATATCATGAAAGCAAGAAAATCAGATCAATCTTTTTGAATgtcttttcaaaaatgttAGTTCATCAAAGCAAAATTTCCAACAGGGAAGAGTACCCAGATAAGTTGATTAATGAGTTGACggatcaatttgaaatttttggtTCTATTGCAGAATGTGCTTCTTCATTTGAACATAATTTACTAGCATCTGCATTTTTCGAAGTGTTTTCCTATACCGggaaattgaataatttgtttaatgtCTTGTTAAATACAGAAGTAGCTCTTCTGTCGAGGTCCACGGATTTGTTCAGAAGAAATTCAACTTTGACAAAGTTTTTATCATTTTACGCACAAACTAACGGGgttgattatttgaatgAGGTTTTGTTACCTGTTATCAAAGAActtgttgataatgatgtgcaatttgaagttgaaaaGCAAGACAATTCAGATACCGCAGATCTCTtcatattatatttatcaagaatAATCGATCTGATTGTGAATTCGACTGACAAATTGCCGCATGCATTCAAACTGGTAAGTAAGGCAATTTACGATTCTGTGTCGAATAAATTTCCTGAAGCTGCACTCACGGCCGTTAGTTCTTTTGTATTTTTGAGATTCTTGTGTCCCGCAATAATCAGTCCTGAACAACATTTCAAACTTCCAATTAACAACCCCAAAGTTAAAAGATCATTAATGCAATTGGTAAAAGTATTGCAAAATATGGCCAATGGAACTTTGACGTCTATTAAATGGCCTGCAATTGCCGGAAAAactgaagaattgaatttctacaatcaaaaaattgatggatttttgaaaattatttcCACAGATGTAACAACGGAGAATCAAAGCGCTGAATTATACAAACCCGAGAAACCATTAACTTCGTTGAGATACTTGCACAAGTTCATTTACCATTACTTTGCAAAAATAAGATATAACTTTCTTTTCCAACACTCATGGAGATGTAATTACCTGTTGCATGATAAAGCAGtgaaatttaaaaaatttgattatctAGTAATGCAAATGGGTCAACCAAATCCTGGTGTTAAATTACAGATGTCCAGTAAGTTGAAGCTTTTAGATACTAATAACCTAGATGAGGAAGAAATTAAACTTAATGATTTTATGACAAAAATgtcaatcaaattttctGACACACCACCGGATGCAATTGATGTTATTCATagttcaattttcaaagatGGTACACCAGCAGTAGTGgttaatttgaaaaaattgagtGGCCGACCACATGATTTTGAATACTTGGCTTACAAATTAATAGAAACTGCATCTCAAGTGTGGGATAACAAGTTTTATTTGGTATATGATTTTACAGAATATTACTATTATATTGAAACAGTTACGATTGAATATGCTAATTTGATTGCAAACAGTGGCACCAAACTATTGTTCAGTAATTGTCAAAgagtttattatttcaatataCCTAGAATTGAGAATCCGGGTATTATGGAAGGTGTTAAATTGGTTAGATCAAAGGGAGAAAAATATGGCACTAAAGTTTACATTTACTCGCTTGCAGACCCTGACAGTatcattaaaaatttatgtCTTGATCTGGAGACATTGGCAATTAATCGTGAAAATAAGGTCACCTTCAAAGACGTTTTACTATATGACGCAACAACTGAAAAATTCATGCCTGTACAATTCAAAATAGGAAGAAGATTTGTTACATTATGTTTCACTAACAGAgtgaaatttgattatattgCAAGTGTTACAGATGGGTTTAACCCAGTCGAGGTTTATCGTATCAGTGAAATGAACAAATGCGAAGTGTCCAATTTTACTGGGAACAATGACGAATTTacaatttatttgaatcGTGGGGTCCAACTTACTTTTAGGTCGCAAGATAGACTCGAAATTTTAAGATATTTGTATTTTACTATTTCAAGATTACCAAGGGAACCATTTAGTTTGAATAATGAGTTGgattatcaaaatgaaCGTCACACCATGCATTGGTTTGGCAGATTATATAATATTGTTTTCCAAGGGTTGTTGAGTcatgatgaagaattaaagTCAAAAGCGGGAGTTTTGTTTGGCTCTTTGTCAACATactttgaaattgattttggaaTTCGTGAGAACCATGCAAGTAATGTTCCATTCCCAGCTGATGCTACTAATTTTGTTGTTACTGTTTCAGCACATTTAGCGAAAACATTCCCTCAAATGACATATCGTTTTTTCAAAGcattttttgataatttcgATCGTATAGATAGGGAGACCAGGTTTACATctattttgtatttatcACCTTGGATTCAAAACATATATGAGTACGTGTTTCTGAATGATGAGAATGGTGCTGATAAGACTGCGGATTTGCTTCGATTGTTTTGTCGTCTTACATCAATTTATAAAGACCGCATTCcatttattaatgattatATATGGTCCAAATTATTTCAAGAGGCAAGATTGGTATCGACTTTAGTGGAAGAGGTAGTAGCATTTGCTATTGATAGTAAGAATGATAATCCAGACTGGACATTTATTATTGCAGTGATTTGTCCATCAATAGAAGTTTGTGGTGAAGTTACATCGAGATTATTACAAAGAATCAATAAAGTTGTGACAACTGATTCATCTATTGCCTTACAATCgaaattgtttgaaatatcGGTTTTAATTAAGATTTGCTCATcattgtttttcaattcatatAACCTTGCCAAGACTTATTTGGCCGAGttgattttctttgttaCTTTGTTTATTGATAATCCTGTTTTGGATGTTGGAgaagatttacaaaaattgcTTATGACGGCAATTCAGTCTTTCTTACACAAGCCAAATTTGACTGAAGCACAACGAGCTGAAATAGATAAAGCTATTGCGTATTTTTCAACTCCAAGAGCTAAGATGATTTTCGGTACCAGTAGAGACGTAACGAAAAGAAATGATGCTGCACAAGCTTTCAATAAAATCACAAATATCGAACAGTTTGCTGATTACTTGAATGTTTTCATCAAGGCATTTGCGTTACACGGAGATAGAACTAACTGGCGAGCTAGATGGTCGTCTAATACTATTGATGTCGCCTTTAACAACTACTCAGTATTTCAAGATCGAGCATTTTTGATGGTAGGGATTCTTTCTAAAGAAGGTATTAGTGATTCAAATGCATGCCGAACCATAAAGTTAGTTTCTAATGGTGAGTTAAATAGTATTGATATAACCATTTGTGTTGCTGTTGCCGTTGCCAGAATCTTAGATGGTTTACCTGATAGTTCCATTTTACCaccaattttgatttggcCACAATTATGTTTCACATTATTGAATCATGCTGTACTTTATCCTTCTGGGTTAGAAAATGTTATTGCttcaattacaaaaataatgaGACTTGGACCAAATTATTTGGACACTATatttgaacaacaacaatatttagAACCCGATTTATCTAAATTCCAGGAAAGGCATGGTTATATAATAACTAAAGAGAATTTTGGTGTCCAcatatttttcatattgGGTCAAGGATTAAGAATTTCTCAATATAGACACTTAGCAATTGCGTGTATTAAGAGATATTTTAAGCAAAGATATTTAATGAGAGAAGGGAAAACAATGGATGGGAAATTTATAACAAATAACACATATGCCTATATTTTCTATCTTTATTTGTGTTGTGATGCCAAGGAGGTTGAAGATTATTTGAAGGAGCTTGAAATCGATCGTTCGTTTATATCTTTAGAtgataatcaaaaaattcctaaattattaattgacTTGTTGTTTGACAATACTGAAGTATCcaaaatattaatgataCATGTTGGATTTTTGTTCTGTGACATTCAAGGGGTCGATATCAGTTTTAAAGCAagatttattcaaatctatCTTTATATGCTCAAGAATAACAGAGAATTGGCATTACTTGTGTATCATATCATCAAACCAACATTGATGCATGATTTGTTGAATACAGTTTCAGTGGAAGttgttaaaaatatttctgAAATAGTGGAGATTGTTTCCCAATGTACTGATTATGATCCAGAGTATCACAaaaatgttgttgatgatatattaatactgaaaaaaatcacAATTCTTAAAACTTTGAGACATTTGAAACCACTTAGTGAAACCATAGATGAAAACCAAATATTCAAACCTGAATTTGATTCTGATATTAAACCAATCCAATCGATGCTTTATAGAGCTGCATGTAGTTACATCAGTGGGTCGAAATTGGAGGATTAA
- a CDS encoding uncharacterized protein (Protein of unknown function; induced by Mnl1 under weak acid stress), whose product MNKLIYSPIELLNLRHNYKYDIYLPELDISTQQQQQPFFPPPPITFPAKSSIRLYTNTANNNNLYPISAFVLIQQPLYCQSQFNSTLPNYYNSSHPPIQDLVQPIFISSPPISPISLSSPITPIAIPVIRIDSNRSVPFGGVPLSDLYTKKFQQQEFQQRTHQKHNCPIQGKQTKHSMSATFPLYNTPISPESKGNVLKPGKDKDQNVNPGNDKSESPLLHLSNSKTASSSSSQSTSSSDVIIQI is encoded by the coding sequence atgaataaattgatttatctgccaattgaattattaaactTGAGacataattataaatatgatATTTATCTTCCGGAATTGGATATATcaacacaacaacaacaacaaccatttTTCCCTCCTCCTCCTATTACTTTTCCAGCAAAACTGTCAATAAGACTTTACACAAACACAGcaaataacaacaatttgtATCCTATATCTGCCTTTGTGTTGATTCAACAACCACTATATTGTCAATCACAGTTTAATTCAACTTTACCCAACTATTATAATTCATCTCATCCACCTATACAAGATTTAGTTCAACCAATCTTCATTTCGTCTCCACCTATAAGTCCAATATCACTATCATCGCCAATAACACCAATTGCCATACCAGTAATTAGAATTGATTCCAATAGGCTGGTCCCATTTGGTGGTGTCCCCCTATCTGATTtatacaccaagaaatttcaacaacaagagtTTCAACAAAGAACACATCAAAAGCATAATTGTCCTATTCAAggaaaacaaacaaaacattCTATGCTGGCAACATTCCCATTGTATAACACTCCAATTAGTCCAGAAAGTAAAGGAAACGTTTTGAAACCTGGGAAGGACAAAGATCAGAATGTAAATCCTGGAAATGACAAGAGTGAGAGCCCATTATTacatttatcaaattcaaagaCAGCATCTTCATCCTCATCCCAGTCTACATCTTCTAGTGATGTTATAATACAaatataa
- a CDS encoding uncharacterized protein (Ortholog of C. dubliniensis CD36 : Cd36_11670, C. parapsilosis CDC317 : CPAR2_201750, Candida tenuis NRRL Y-1498 : CANTEDRAFT_115679 and Debaryomyces hansenii CBS767 : DEHA2E16940g), translating to MATMTEEITIHSTKSTNNNTWYYMNLEIVPQPDITITDNNTRLEEFNKIKIDPSIWKSLIMKSMNKLYGLIGESIPFEILSQSTDEKNSIIIKIYKQDFERFNNGLFSFTFSLMDYYGIDINCYIKIEKSGQFLGLVI from the exons ATGGCAACCATGACAGAAGAAATCACAATTCATAGCACTAAatcaactaataataatacttgGTATTATATGAATCTTGAAAT TGTTCCACAACCAGATATAACAATCACAGATAACAATACCCGTCTTGAagaattcaacaaaattaaaatagaTCCAAGTATATggaaatcattaattatgaaaagtatgaataaattatatgGATTAATTGGTGAATCAATTccatttgaaatattatcaCAAAGCACcgatgaaaaaaattcaataattataaagatttataaacaagattttgaaagatttaATAATGGATTGTTTAGTTTTACATTTAGTTTAATGGATTATTATGGGATTGATATAAATTGTtatataaaaattgaaaaactgGGTCAATTTTTAGGATTAGTGATATAA